In Acidianus brierleyi, one genomic interval encodes:
- a CDS encoding MFS transporter: MNSPFKPLDDKKLGWFHLKSMITTGMGVFTDGYDLSSIGIVLLTVLSTFGITKTSPSYTLYTSLISGSALIGAAIGAIIFGILANKGRKTFYGIDVSLMTIGAFLQAFVSSPVELIIVRFLLGLGVGADYVLSPMIMAEHSNAKDRGKIIALGFGLFWGFGATTAALIYLGLSALGLSPMIVWKIVLAAGAIPAVSVIYLRRKIPETARFLGRIKGDMEGLRNVVKQVSGNTIDITSNLKDTNSFSFYFAKYWRQFLAACILWFLFDIVSYSGILFGPSLIASSLGVNSGVFQLIMEGAFVVPGGIIALSLIDRAGRKPLQVLGFIGMALSLLAFAAYKDLAGLAFSPVLALILYGGMNLAQQAGPGSISASGMLGVELAPTKVRGTVQALTVTSGRIGASLTAFVFPALFKAYGESFAVGFLGALAIVAAIITLALIPETKDRPLEVSSKEVEELQTQ; the protein is encoded by the coding sequence ATGAACAGTCCATTTAAACCTTTAGACGATAAGAAACTAGGTTGGTTTCATTTAAAATCAATGATAACTACAGGGATGGGGGTTTTTACTGATGGATACGATTTATCATCAATAGGTATAGTACTATTAACAGTACTTTCAACTTTTGGAATAACAAAAACTAGTCCTTCTTATACTTTGTACACCTCTTTGATAAGCGGTTCAGCACTAATAGGTGCAGCGATTGGAGCTATTATATTTGGAATTCTAGCAAACAAAGGAAGAAAGACGTTTTATGGAATAGATGTATCATTAATGACTATAGGCGCGTTTCTTCAAGCCTTCGTTTCTTCTCCAGTAGAGTTAATAATTGTAAGATTTTTACTAGGACTTGGTGTAGGCGCAGATTACGTTCTTTCACCAATGATAATGGCTGAGCATTCCAATGCTAAAGACAGAGGAAAAATAATAGCATTAGGTTTTGGATTATTCTGGGGATTTGGAGCTACTACTGCTGCACTAATATACTTAGGTCTTTCAGCATTGGGATTAAGTCCTATGATTGTTTGGAAAATAGTTCTAGCAGCAGGTGCAATACCAGCAGTCTCTGTAATATACTTAAGAAGAAAGATTCCAGAAACTGCAAGATTCTTAGGGAGAATTAAAGGTGATATGGAAGGATTAAGAAATGTAGTAAAACAAGTTTCAGGAAATACTATTGATATAACTTCAAATTTGAAAGATACTAATTCATTCTCTTTTTACTTTGCTAAATACTGGAGACAATTCTTAGCTGCTTGCATATTATGGTTCCTCTTTGATATTGTATCTTATTCTGGAATATTATTTGGTCCATCATTAATAGCATCTAGTTTAGGAGTAAATTCTGGAGTATTCCAATTAATAATGGAAGGAGCTTTCGTAGTACCTGGTGGTATAATTGCCTTATCATTAATAGATAGGGCTGGGAGAAAGCCATTACAGGTCTTAGGCTTTATAGGAATGGCATTATCTCTACTAGCATTCGCTGCATATAAAGACTTAGCAGGATTAGCTTTCTCTCCTGTTTTAGCTTTAATATTATATGGCGGAATGAATTTAGCACAACAAGCAGGACCTGGATCTATAAGTGCTTCTGGAATGTTGGGTGTAGAATTAGCACCTACTAAGGTGAGAGGTACAGTACAAGCATTAACTGTGACCTCTGGAAGAATAGGAGCAAGTTTAACTGCTTTCGTATTTCCAGCATTGTTTAAAGCTTATGGTGAATCTTTTGCTGTGGGGTTTTTAGGGGCGTTAGCAATAGTAGCAGCAATAATAACCTTAGCACTAATTCCTGAGACTAAGGATAGACCTCTAGAAGTATCGTCTAAGGAAGTAGAAGAACTACAAACGCAATAA
- a CDS encoding undecaprenyl-diphosphate phosphatase, whose product MDALILGIILGLIQGISEWIPISSKTQILLASTFILGLGFSEGYVFGLFMEIGTIFAAIIYFRREIYRVIIALIGKGTEEDVVLLKYVVISTIITGIMGVPIYLFIINLIKGPVIGIPMSILGLILITDGIVIYFSRKSYIPRKSLKDLTIKDFAIVGFAQGLAALPGVSRSGMTTSALLLLGVKPEEAFRLSFIELIPAALGAIGVTLIFSKHTVETTLHLISFGALGISIIVATIVSIFLISALLRFARSNRILLIVFTLGALALISGIISSITGLG is encoded by the coding sequence ATGGACGCGTTAATCTTAGGAATTATCTTAGGACTAATTCAGGGAATAAGCGAATGGATTCCTATAAGTAGTAAAACTCAAATTTTATTAGCTTCCACTTTTATTCTAGGTCTAGGATTTTCTGAGGGATACGTATTTGGTCTATTCATGGAAATTGGTACAATTTTTGCTGCTATAATATATTTTAGAAGAGAAATTTATAGAGTTATTATAGCGCTAATAGGAAAGGGAACTGAAGAAGATGTAGTTTTATTAAAATACGTAGTAATATCAACAATTATTACTGGAATAATGGGAGTTCCAATTTATCTATTTATTATAAATCTCATTAAGGGACCAGTTATTGGGATTCCCATGTCGATTTTAGGACTTATTTTAATAACTGATGGAATAGTAATATATTTTTCAAGGAAATCTTATATACCTAGGAAATCCTTAAAGGATCTCACTATAAAAGACTTTGCAATAGTAGGATTTGCTCAAGGTCTAGCAGCATTACCAGGCGTAAGTAGATCAGGGATGACTACTTCTGCATTACTACTTTTGGGAGTTAAACCAGAGGAAGCTTTTAGATTATCTTTCATAGAACTTATTCCTGCAGCTTTAGGAGCAATAGGTGTAACTTTGATTTTCTCTAAACATACAGTAGAAACTACTTTACACCTTATCAGTTTTGGAGCATTAGGTATATCTATAATCGTTGCCACTATAGTAAGCATATTCCTAATAAGTGCTTTGCTTAGATTTGCGAGAAGTAATAGAATATTGTTAATAGTGTTTACATTAGGTGCATTAGCGTTAATTAGCGGGATAATAAGTTCTATAACTGGATTAGGCTAA